A stretch of Gossypium hirsutum isolate 1008001.06 chromosome A06, Gossypium_hirsutum_v2.1, whole genome shotgun sequence DNA encodes these proteins:
- the LOC107963514 gene encoding probable trehalose-phosphate phosphatase D has product MTNQQNVVVVDVKPHGAVKPPLSFPVAKSFSPQDLKLLLMKKRFETENAWVLDSMRASSPTRISNPTTTSLPETDVKSSWIVHHPSALNMFEQIVTASEGKQIAMFLDYDGTLSPIVEDPDRAFMPREMRAAVRDVARYFPTAILTGRCRDKVYSFVKLSGLYYAGSHGMDIKGPSKSCKDNNNGKQGVLFQPASEFLPMIDEVYKALVEKTNSIPGAKVENNKFCVSVHYRCVDEKSWATIAEQVRSVLNHYPKLKLTQGRKVLEIRPTIKWDKGRALEFLLEALGYNNANDVLPIYIGDDRTDEDAFKVLRDRGLGFGILVSKIPKETNASYSLQEPSEVKEFLRRLVEWKKLSLQTPIIG; this is encoded by the exons ATGACTAACCAACAAAATGTGGTGGTTGTGGATGTGAAACCCCATGGTGCTGTTAAGCCACCATTATCATTTCCAGTGGCCAAGTCCTTTTCACCACAAGACCTGAAGTTATTGTTAATGAAGAAAAGGTTCGAAACTGAGAATGCTTGGGTACTGGATTCCATGAGAGCTTCTTCACCTACTCGTATCAGCAACCCTACTACGACTTCCTTACCTGAAACTGATGTCAAAAGTTCCTGGATT GTCCATCATCCCTCAGCTTTGAACATGTTTGAACAAATAGTGACTGCTTCAGAAGGGAAACAGATTGCGATGTTCCTTGACTACGATGGCACACTGTCACCAATCGTTGAAGACCCGGATCGAGCTTTCATGCCCAGAGAGATGAGAGCAGCTGTAAGAGATGTTGCAAGATATTTTCCTACTGCAATACTCACCGGAAGATGCAGAGACAAG GTTTACAGCTTTGTAAAACTATCTGGACTTTATTATGCTGGTAGCCATGGTATGGATATCAAGGGACCATCCAAAAGTTGCAAAgacaataataat GGTAAGCAGGGAGTGCTTTTCCAGCCTGCAAGTGAATTCTTGCCCATGATTGATGAG GTGTACAAAGCATTGGTAGAGAAAACAAATTCCATTCCAGGAGCCAAGGTGGAAAACAACAAGTTTTGTGTTTCCGTACACTATCGATGTGTTGATGAAAAG AGTTGGGCTACAATAGCTGAGCAAGTTAGATCAGTGCTGAACCACTACCCTAAGCTTAAATTAACTCAAGGGAGGAAG GTATTAGAGATACGTCCCACTATCAAATGGGACAAAGGGAGAGCCCTTGAATTTTTGTTGGAAGCACtag GATATAAcaatgcaaatgatgttttaccAATTTATATCGGCGATGATCGAACTGATGAAGATGCTTTCAAG GTTTTACGTGATAGAGGACTAGGATTTGGGATTTTGGTTTCAAAAATACCCAAAGAAACTAATGCATCCTATTCTCTCCAAGAACCATCGGAG GTTAAGGAGTTCTTGCGACGTTTGGTGGAGTGGAAAAAGTTGTCGCTACAAACACCCATAATTGGCTAA